The Paenibacillus sp. RUD330 genome has a segment encoding these proteins:
- a CDS encoding ATP-grasp domain-containing protein, giving the protein MISNLPLVAVLHGEGSASPLTIKAASIGICRLLFLHEGAGGRERAQLGLLAGHAAVADRSKLSDDEVIDLLRREGAAGLVTFSELQLPAATRFGEALGLIVHSSAALSALTDKHRQRTLLSRAAVQSVRHAAVDRRNAEAAAGQVGFPAVLKPRTGAGSKWTGKVTSLQELLEALEAGPAGCEYVLEEYLEGDPAFQGRFYGDYVSVESLHRGGESRQVCVTAKLPLTEHFAETGMFVPHPFSRELERRILNLEAEAIAALGVADGVTHTEIKLTAEGPKIIEVNGRLGGYVPEIVKRAMGADLVRAALQLSLGQPAELEPEAPEEIVYQLFLAAPTGESFLFGGMAGMEEAESMDGVLHLEITKETGQTIDYRLGTQSNMGIVYGAAPDYESFSSDIRALKSALAPIAIATGGRTIDAG; this is encoded by the coding sequence ATGATATCGAATCTGCCGCTTGTAGCGGTGCTGCACGGGGAAGGCTCGGCCTCCCCCTTGACGATAAAAGCCGCCTCCATCGGGATTTGCCGGCTTCTGTTCCTGCATGAGGGCGCCGGCGGAAGAGAAAGGGCGCAGCTCGGCCTGCTCGCCGGCCACGCGGCCGTCGCGGACCGGTCGAAGCTCTCCGATGACGAGGTGATCGACCTGCTGCGCCGGGAAGGGGCGGCAGGCCTCGTCACGTTCAGCGAGCTGCAGCTGCCCGCCGCGACCCGCTTCGGAGAGGCTCTGGGGCTGATCGTCCATTCCTCGGCTGCGCTCTCCGCGCTGACGGACAAGCACCGGCAGCGGACGCTGCTGTCCCGGGCCGCCGTCCAGTCGGTCCGCCATGCCGCCGTCGACCGCCGGAACGCGGAGGCGGCGGCCGGGCAAGTCGGGTTTCCCGCCGTGCTCAAGCCGAGGACGGGAGCCGGCAGCAAATGGACCGGGAAGGTGACCTCCCTGCAAGAGCTGCTGGAGGCGCTGGAGGCCGGACCTGCCGGCTGCGAATATGTGCTGGAGGAATATTTGGAGGGCGATCCGGCCTTCCAGGGACGCTTCTACGGAGATTATGTCTCCGTAGAATCTCTCCATCGCGGCGGCGAGTCGCGGCAGGTATGCGTGACGGCCAAGCTGCCGCTGACCGAGCATTTCGCCGAGACGGGCATGTTCGTTCCGCATCCCTTTTCCCGGGAGCTGGAGCGGCGGATCCTCAATCTCGAAGCCGAGGCGATCGCGGCGCTTGGGGTCGCCGACGGCGTTACCCATACGGAAATCAAGCTGACGGCGGAAGGACCCAAAATCATCGAGGTCAACGGACGTCTGGGCGGTTATGTGCCGGAGATCGTCAAGCGGGCCATGGGCGCCGATCTCGTCCGCGCGGCTCTGCAGCTGTCGCTCGGGCAGCCTGCCGAATTGGAGCCCGAAGCGCCGGAGGAAATCGTCTATCAGCTGTTTCTGGCAGCGCCGACCGGAGAGAGCTTCCTCTTCGGCGGCATGGCCGGAATGGAGGAGGCCGAGAGCATGGACGGCGTCCTGCATCTGGAGATTACGAAGGAGACGGGGCAGACGATCGACTACCGGCTCGGCACTCAAAGCAATATGGGCATCGTGTACGGAGCCGCTCCGGACTATGAGTCGTTCTCGAGCGATATCCGCGCTCTCAAGTCCGCGCTGGCGCCGATAGCGATCGCAACGGGAGGACGGACAATCGATGCGGGATAA
- a CDS encoding sulfite oxidase-like oxidoreductase has translation MNKIKPDARYGDRVPPGQTVTDRFPILHEGEIPVYDMDKWDLRVAGAVTGGERSFSFAELEALPRVSVTRDIHCVTRWSKMDTEWEGVLFRDFLSLAGIEPAPDARHVMVYGDHDYETNLPLADLMGDDILLAFKFAGEPLTAKHGGPLRLVVPHLYFWKSAKWLRGFEFMTEDRPGFWERNGFHNTADPFLEQRYSEPGFELPEDEWVHKDYD, from the coding sequence ATGAACAAGATCAAGCCCGACGCCCGCTACGGCGACCGCGTGCCTCCGGGGCAGACGGTGACCGACCGGTTCCCGATTCTCCACGAGGGAGAGATTCCCGTCTATGACATGGACAAGTGGGATCTGCGGGTCGCCGGAGCGGTAACAGGCGGAGAGAGAAGCTTCAGCTTCGCGGAGCTCGAGGCTTTGCCCCGCGTCAGCGTGACGCGGGACATCCACTGTGTGACCCGCTGGTCCAAGATGGACACCGAGTGGGAAGGCGTCCTGTTCCGGGATTTCCTGAGCCTCGCCGGAATCGAGCCTGCGCCGGATGCCCGCCATGTCATGGTCTACGGCGATCATGACTATGAGACCAACCTGCCGCTGGCCGATCTCATGGGCGACGACATCCTGCTGGCCTTCAAGTTCGCAGGGGAGCCGCTCACGGCCAAGCACGGCGGGCCGCTGCGCCTCGTCGTGCCTCATCTGTACTTCTGGAAGAGTGCCAAGTGGCTGCGCGGCTTCGAATTCATGACCGAGGACAGGCCCGGCTTCTGGGAGCGCAACGGCTTCCACAACACGGCGGATCCCTTCCTCGAGCAGCGGTATTCCGAGCCCGGCTTCGAGCTGCCGGAGGATGAATGGGTCCACAAGGATTATGACTGA
- a CDS encoding SDR family oxidoreductase, with protein MSRLKDKVILITGAGRGIGRACAILAAEEGADLVLTDIGVPIDSVPYPLSSSDQLETTARSCREAGASVVARLADLCEMDEVRELVEEAVDRFGRIDAVVNNAGIGAPAGKAAHLYESEEWDILLNVNLSGPWRVIKAAAPIMLEQGHGSIINIASTAGLLGYKHFAGYVASKHGLVGLTKSAALDYAPRNIRVNAICPGPVYDDERLDGHMTKVVADSLGIRLGDQEAIDLESVALNTVVSPRDVAEAMVWLASDGSQRVTGTTVAVDAGYSAK; from the coding sequence ATGTCTAGGCTCAAGGACAAGGTCATACTCATTACCGGAGCCGGCCGCGGCATTGGCAGAGCCTGCGCGATTCTGGCCGCCGAGGAGGGCGCCGATCTCGTCCTCACGGACATCGGCGTCCCCATCGATTCCGTGCCGTATCCGCTGTCCTCGTCCGACCAGCTCGAAACGACCGCCCGCAGCTGCCGCGAGGCCGGAGCGAGCGTAGTGGCGCGCCTCGCGGATCTGTGCGAGATGGACGAGGTGCGGGAGCTCGTGGAGGAGGCGGTCGACCGGTTCGGCCGCATCGATGCGGTCGTCAACAACGCCGGCATTGGAGCTCCCGCCGGCAAGGCGGCTCATCTGTACGAGAGCGAGGAATGGGACATCCTGCTGAACGTCAATCTGTCGGGTCCATGGAGGGTCATCAAGGCGGCCGCTCCGATCATGCTGGAGCAGGGACACGGGAGCATCATCAATATCGCGTCGACCGCGGGACTGCTCGGCTACAAGCATTTTGCCGGCTATGTCGCCTCGAAGCACGGCCTGGTGGGATTGACCAAGTCGGCTGCGCTGGACTACGCCCCCCGGAACATCCGGGTCAACGCCATCTGCCCGGGGCCGGTGTACGACGACGAGCGATTGGACGGGCATATGACCAAGGTCGTGGCGGACTCGCTCGGCATCCGGCTGGGCGACCAGGAGGCGATCGATCTGGAATCCGTCGCGCTCAACACCGTCGTCTCGCCGAGGGATGTGGCCGAAGCCATGGTCTGGCTGGCAAGCGACGGGTCGCAGAGGGTCACGGGAACGACAGTAGCCGTAGATGCCGGATATTCGGCCAAATAG
- a CDS encoding DHA2 family efflux MFS transporter permease subunit has product MEHLSHKRKLSIMIAVMAAMFFAAINQTITSTAMPRIISILDGMDYYTWTINIYLLTSTIATILVGKLSDMFGRKPFILIGILLFIIGAFLTGTSSDVFQFIIYRGIQGIGAGIIQSTAFMAVGDLFPPRERSKWMGLMTAVFGFSSVIGPTLGGYLVDHMDWHWLFWIFLPLGIVAFVMILMLFPKVERKPGEKVDYLGSLFMTTTIVPLLLAFSWAGTKYDWGSPEILSLIGGAILSGVIFVFIERYAKNPILPLHLFKNGVVTVSNIIGFFMNFGLMGAMIYLSFFVQGVLGISATYAGYVTMPMSIFMVVTSALIGQRISKSGKYKRYALIGVPIMILGMGIMIIMNSVWMAVLSMCIFGVGLGMGMPVFSLATQNAVSHKELGVATASSQLFRNLGGTIGIAVMGTVMSNNLARHLKQALTSADAPDLSKLDPEVAKKMVEFANPQTLMNRPLIEATEKSLPEEARVIFVQMIDRIRDALGDTLSLVFATGTGVLCISLVLVFFLKELPLRTTNQAQDAVVAAEAGSKPEPGTN; this is encoded by the coding sequence ATGGAACATTTATCCCACAAGCGGAAGCTATCCATCATGATCGCTGTCATGGCGGCCATGTTCTTCGCCGCCATCAACCAGACCATCACCAGTACAGCGATGCCGAGAATCATCTCCATCCTGGACGGAATGGACTACTACACCTGGACGATCAACATCTACCTGCTGACGTCCACCATCGCTACGATTCTCGTCGGCAAGCTGTCCGATATGTTCGGCCGCAAGCCGTTCATCCTGATCGGCATCCTGCTGTTCATCATCGGGGCGTTCCTGACGGGCACCTCGAGCGATGTGTTCCAGTTCATCATTTACCGCGGTATCCAAGGCATCGGCGCCGGCATCATCCAGTCCACCGCCTTCATGGCGGTAGGCGACCTGTTCCCTCCGCGGGAGCGGAGCAAATGGATGGGTCTGATGACAGCCGTATTCGGCTTCTCCAGCGTCATCGGCCCGACGCTCGGCGGCTATCTCGTCGATCATATGGATTGGCACTGGCTGTTCTGGATCTTCCTGCCGCTCGGCATCGTGGCCTTCGTCATGATCCTGATGCTGTTCCCGAAAGTGGAGCGGAAGCCGGGGGAGAAGGTCGACTACCTCGGTTCCCTGTTCATGACGACGACCATCGTGCCGCTGCTGCTCGCCTTCTCCTGGGCTGGCACGAAGTACGACTGGGGCTCGCCTGAAATTCTCAGCCTGATCGGAGGAGCCATCCTGTCGGGGGTTATCTTCGTCTTCATCGAACGGTATGCCAAAAACCCGATCCTGCCGCTCCATCTGTTCAAGAACGGCGTTGTGACCGTATCGAACATCATCGGCTTCTTCATGAACTTCGGCCTGATGGGTGCGATGATCTACCTGAGCTTCTTCGTCCAGGGCGTGCTCGGCATTTCCGCCACCTACGCCGGTTATGTCACGATGCCGATGTCGATCTTCATGGTCGTCACCAGCGCCCTGATCGGCCAGCGCATCTCCAAGAGCGGCAAGTACAAGCGCTACGCGCTGATCGGCGTGCCGATCATGATCCTCGGCATGGGCATCATGATCATCATGAACAGCGTCTGGATGGCCGTGCTCAGCATGTGCATCTTCGGCGTCGGCCTCGGGATGGGCATGCCGGTATTCTCGCTGGCGACGCAGAACGCCGTATCCCACAAGGAGCTTGGCGTCGCTACGGCCTCCTCGCAGCTGTTCCGGAACCTGGGCGGCACGATCGGCATCGCCGTCATGGGAACGGTCATGTCCAACAACCTGGCCCGCCATCTGAAGCAGGCGCTGACATCCGCGGATGCGCCGGATCTCAGCAAGCTGGATCCGGAGGTCGCCAAGAAGATGGTCGAGTTCGCGAATCCGCAGACGCTCATGAACAGGCCGCTGATTGAAGCGACCGAAAAGAGCCTTCCGGAAGAGGCGCGGGTCATCTTCGTCCAGATGATCGACCGTATCCGCGATGCGCTCGGCGACACGCTGTCGCTTGTGTTCGCGACCGGCACAGGCGTGCTCTGCATCTCGCTGGTGCTGGTGTTCTTCCTGAAGGAGCTTCCGCTGCGGACGACGAACCAGGCGCAGGACGCCGTGGTCGCGGCCGAAGCCGGCTCGAAGCCGGAGCCCGGCACGAATTGA
- a CDS encoding non-ribosomal peptide synthetase: MNATRMAPAAELDRAAATQVWIIRLDDPAAVARSERLLLKDAGPDFRAAARGWVEHACSPEEREERLRRESRRPIGRSAKMRIVLVTCGEGEADLIVAADRESVPAERLLAAGRYLAGESEDYSPGDAGGIRLDAGRQPSWGLPGWDRAGAYPDSHGWILTELDSAAEPSTLAAALLLSLERYGTKNASIYMEENGPGFRKAASGTLDEAGRVLLAEESFDRSARFDAGILDVDLPDHAGEFIPCLAPPLPVTLSAVRSQGVLRSIRIAASESVVHPAVLAQFAEVYRFCLERLLAGAEPPEGGWRSLPLPEPQPSPSPVPVLRQRRGQPGELLARIRSVAAAWPDRPAVSDQEGGITYTDLDRRSDLMARRLISYGVKEGTKVIVSLDQTAELVVILVAVVKAGGTYIPVDPGYPAERIRFVIEDSEAELIVTRSEEILSERPVRRVSPEELASAAAEELEGAALPAEAPKEAYVIYTSGTSGQPKGVLVPSANIVSLIEATEGEFKLSEKDVWTMFHSASFDFSVWEMWGCLLTGGHLIVVPRPLAKSPYEFCDLLAAKGVTVLNQTPSAFYALVQADGEQKQARLASVRLVVFGGEALDSRKLSAWQERYPAGRCRLVNMYGITETTVHVTWRTVLQKDPGFLSRSVGVPLKGWEISIREPGGLPCRYGMEGEIWVGGAGVSSGYLNREELTRQRFVTDENGRRWYRSGDLGVMRPDGSIDYLGRMDSQVKIRGFRIELDEIRAVIEQLPQVRNAAVLVHDGEGGEASHKQILAFFEASGQLQADRIRAELKARLPEYMLPARLIRVDGIPLTINGKADHKALLEGLLQPEEREASPAAAEEAGRGADAYLSIWSRVLGHAVGPDDLFFESGGNSLLAVELLSALKKDIDSSLTLRDLYIHSSPSALHQFMSKKILV, encoded by the coding sequence ATGAACGCCACACGGATGGCACCGGCTGCGGAGCTTGACCGCGCAGCCGCAACCCAAGTATGGATCATCCGGCTGGACGATCCGGCCGCGGTCGCCCGCAGCGAGCGATTGCTGCTGAAGGACGCCGGTCCGGACTTCCGCGCCGCCGCCCGAGGCTGGGTGGAGCATGCCTGCTCCCCGGAGGAGCGGGAGGAGAGGCTCCGCAGAGAATCGCGGCGCCCGATCGGCCGGAGCGCCAAGATGAGAATCGTGCTCGTCACCTGCGGAGAAGGGGAGGCCGACTTGATCGTCGCGGCCGACCGGGAGTCGGTGCCGGCGGAGCGGCTGCTCGCGGCAGGCCGCTATCTCGCCGGAGAGAGCGAGGACTACTCGCCGGGCGATGCTGGAGGCATCCGGCTGGATGCCGGTCGGCAGCCGTCCTGGGGACTGCCGGGCTGGGACCGCGCGGGGGCATATCCCGACTCGCACGGCTGGATTTTGACGGAACTCGATTCCGCCGCCGAGCCTTCCACTCTCGCCGCGGCCTTGCTGCTGTCGCTGGAGCGGTACGGCACCAAAAATGCCTCCATCTATATGGAGGAAAACGGTCCGGGCTTCCGCAAGGCGGCATCGGGCACTCTCGACGAAGCCGGGCGGGTTCTGCTGGCGGAGGAGAGCTTCGACCGTTCGGCGAGGTTCGATGCCGGCATCCTCGACGTCGACCTGCCGGATCACGCCGGAGAGTTCATCCCGTGCCTCGCTCCGCCGCTGCCGGTCACCCTCAGCGCCGTCCGGTCCCAAGGCGTCCTGCGCTCCATCCGCATCGCAGCCAGCGAGAGCGTCGTCCATCCGGCCGTCCTGGCCCAATTCGCCGAGGTCTACCGGTTTTGCCTGGAGCGGCTGCTCGCCGGAGCCGAGCCCCCGGAGGGCGGCTGGCGGAGCCTGCCGCTGCCGGAGCCGCAGCCGTCTCCATCCCCGGTCCCGGTCCTGCGGCAACGCCGGGGGCAGCCGGGAGAGCTGCTGGCCCGAATCCGTTCCGTCGCCGCCGCCTGGCCGGACCGTCCGGCCGTATCCGACCAAGAAGGAGGGATCACGTACACCGATCTGGATCGCCGAAGCGATCTCATGGCCCGAAGGCTCATCTCATACGGAGTAAAGGAGGGAACTAAAGTCATCGTATCGCTCGACCAGACGGCAGAGCTGGTCGTCATCCTCGTCGCGGTCGTCAAGGCGGGCGGGACCTATATTCCGGTCGATCCCGGCTATCCGGCCGAGCGGATCCGCTTTGTCATCGAGGATTCCGAGGCCGAGCTCATCGTCACGCGCTCGGAGGAAATCCTCTCGGAGCGGCCTGTCCGGAGGGTGTCTCCGGAGGAGCTGGCTTCCGCCGCGGCGGAGGAGCTGGAGGGCGCAGCCTTGCCCGCCGAGGCGCCGAAGGAAGCTTACGTCATCTACACATCCGGGACTTCCGGCCAGCCCAAAGGGGTGCTCGTGCCCTCGGCGAACATCGTCTCGCTGATCGAGGCGACCGAAGGCGAGTTCAAGCTGAGCGAGAAGGATGTCTGGACAATGTTCCATTCCGCCTCCTTCGATTTCTCGGTCTGGGAAATGTGGGGATGCCTGCTCACCGGCGGCCATCTCATCGTCGTTCCGCGGCCGCTCGCGAAGTCTCCGTACGAGTTCTGCGACCTGCTGGCGGCCAAGGGCGTCACCGTGCTGAACCAGACGCCGTCGGCCTTCTATGCGCTCGTCCAGGCGGACGGCGAGCAGAAGCAGGCGAGGCTGGCTTCCGTCCGGCTCGTCGTGTTCGGCGGCGAGGCGCTGGATTCCCGCAAGCTGTCGGCTTGGCAGGAGCGCTATCCCGCCGGCCGCTGCCGGCTGGTGAACATGTACGGCATCACCGAAACGACCGTCCATGTCACCTGGCGGACGGTTCTCCAGAAGGACCCCGGCTTCCTGTCCCGGTCGGTCGGAGTGCCGCTGAAGGGATGGGAGATCTCCATCCGTGAGCCGGGCGGCTTGCCGTGCCGGTACGGCATGGAAGGCGAGATCTGGGTCGGAGGCGCAGGCGTCTCCAGCGGCTACCTGAACCGGGAAGAGCTGACGCGTCAGCGGTTCGTCACGGACGAGAACGGCCGGCGCTGGTACCGCAGCGGCGATCTCGGCGTGATGCGGCCGGACGGCAGCATCGACTACCTGGGCCGAATGGACAGCCAGGTCAAGATCCGGGGCTTCCGGATCGAGCTGGACGAGATCCGCGCCGTCATCGAGCAGCTGCCGCAGGTCCGCAACGCGGCTGTGCTCGTGCATGACGGGGAAGGCGGCGAGGCTTCCCACAAGCAGATTCTGGCTTTCTTCGAGGCGTCCGGGCAGCTCCAGGCCGACCGGATCCGTGCGGAGCTCAAAGCCAGGCTGCCGGAGTATATGCTGCCGGCCCGGCTGATCCGGGTGGACGGCATTCCGCTCACCATCAACGGCAAGGCGGATCATAAAGCGCTGCTGGAGGGACTTCTCCAGCCGGAGGAGCGGGAAGCTTCACCGGCAGCGGCCGAGGAGGCCGGCCGCGGCGCGGACGCCTATCTCTCCATTTGGAGCCGCGTGCTGGGGCATGCCGTCGGTCCCGACGACCTTTTCTTCGAATCCGGAGGCAATTCGCTGCTGGCCGTCGAGCTGCTGTCCGCGCTCAAGAAGGATATCGATTCCAGTCTGACTTTGCGGGACTTGTATATTCATTCCTCGCCGAGCGCCCTGCACCAATTCATGTCCAAAAAAATACTCGTCTAG
- a CDS encoding inositol monophosphatase family protein: MNEPVVGSKSFAAVAINCASKAGEWIKTKLGNYQRLDEKMSPHDLVTEVDKGSEKLIRSLIMMNFPSHSFLGEEGVEPGPEASARALESVRDAEYLWIVDPVDGTTNFVHGYPFFVVSIALAHKGEIILGVVYDPSADELFIAEKGKGAYVHGKRMSVSGEETLRSSLVATGFPAEHRTALPRNLEQLRRIAPKVRNIRSSGSAALHLAYVAAGRLSGFWEIGLNSWDIAAGALLVQESGGAVGDIDGTPYHLGVRDVAATNGRIHEELLAELAD, encoded by the coding sequence ATGAACGAACCGGTAGTCGGGAGCAAAAGCTTTGCCGCCGTGGCCATCAACTGCGCCTCCAAAGCGGGCGAGTGGATCAAGACGAAGCTCGGGAACTATCAGAGGCTCGACGAGAAGATGTCGCCTCATGATCTCGTCACCGAGGTGGATAAAGGCTCGGAGAAGCTGATCCGCAGCCTCATCATGATGAATTTCCCCTCCCATTCGTTTCTTGGGGAAGAAGGAGTGGAGCCGGGGCCGGAAGCGTCGGCCAGAGCTCTTGAGAGCGTGCGCGACGCCGAGTACCTCTGGATCGTGGATCCGGTGGACGGAACGACGAACTTCGTGCATGGCTACCCGTTTTTCGTCGTCTCCATCGCGCTGGCGCACAAGGGAGAGATTATTCTTGGCGTCGTCTACGACCCGTCTGCCGACGAGCTGTTCATCGCGGAGAAGGGGAAGGGCGCCTACGTGCACGGGAAGCGGATGAGCGTATCGGGAGAGGAAACGCTGCGGAGCAGCCTCGTCGCCACCGGCTTCCCGGCCGAGCACAGGACGGCGCTGCCGCGCAATCTCGAACAGCTCCGGAGGATCGCGCCGAAGGTGCGCAACATCCGCTCCTCGGGCTCTGCCGCGCTGCATCTCGCTTATGTGGCGGCAGGCCGGCTGAGCGGCTTCTGGGAGATCGGGCTGAACAGCTGGGACATCGCGGCGGGCGCTCTGCTCGTGCAGGAGTCGGGGGGAGCCGTCGGCGATATCGACGGGACGCCGTATCATCTCGGCGTGCGCGACGTCGCCGCGACCAACGGGCGGATCCATGAGGAGCTGCTGGCGGAGCTGGCCGACTGA
- a CDS encoding thioesterase domain-containing protein, whose translation MSQNTRSDIRLFCFPFAGAGASFYNGWNELLGGSAEVVPIQLPGRERQIAEEPYRRIQDAADDFAEMIEAQGDGRPAALFGHCFLGATLAFEVASRLETGGKVPVLRLFVSAASSPGGRRSYSMSSYDDDRFLEEVGKLTGYTHHAFSIPDLRELLMPALRADFEMDETYAAVPGRMLKAPITALYAAGDSFVSKEAAERWEDFTTGGFKLVEVQGEHMYITGTPEQAAGVMASELAGKEGAQPHV comes from the coding sequence ATGTCACAAAATACTAGATCTGACATCCGTCTTTTCTGCTTTCCATTCGCGGGGGCGGGGGCCAGCTTCTACAACGGCTGGAACGAGCTGCTGGGCGGTTCCGCCGAGGTCGTTCCCATCCAGCTGCCGGGAAGGGAGCGCCAGATCGCCGAGGAGCCTTACCGCCGCATTCAGGACGCGGCCGACGATTTCGCCGAGATGATCGAGGCGCAGGGCGACGGCAGGCCGGCGGCGCTGTTCGGCCACTGCTTCCTCGGCGCGACGCTGGCCTTCGAGGTCGCCAGCCGGCTGGAAACGGGCGGAAAGGTGCCGGTGCTCCGGCTGTTCGTCAGCGCGGCCTCGTCTCCCGGCGGCAGGAGGAGCTATTCCATGTCGTCCTATGACGACGACCGGTTCCTGGAGGAGGTCGGCAAGCTGACCGGCTATACGCATCACGCTTTTTCCATTCCGGATCTGAGGGAGCTGCTGATGCCGGCGCTTCGGGCCGACTTCGAGATGGACGAGACCTATGCGGCCGTGCCGGGTCGCATGCTGAAGGCGCCGATTACGGCTCTGTATGCCGCCGGAGATTCGTTCGTGTCCAAGGAAGCGGCGGAGCGGTGGGAAGACTTCACGACGGGCGGCTTCAAGCTGGTCGAGGTGCAGGGCGAGCATATGTACATCACCGGCACGCCGGAGCAGGCGGCGGGCGTCATGGCTTCCGAGCTGGCCGGCAAGGAGGGCGCGCAACCACATGTCTAG
- a CDS encoding 4'-phosphopantetheinyl transferase superfamily protein → MVEIYAVEIPSGMESSRLEELAALAGPEKRKRILRYHRQEDALRSLAADLLARTVLMDKCGLAAEEIEFACSEYGKPFLRSGGSWAFNVSHAGKWAVGAFSQRAEVGIDVEEILPAAMEIAGSFFAPAEVGYLQSCPPDERLALFYDLWTLKESYVKFVGKGLSLPLDSFAMRIGTDRSISVDSALPMAAHFRQYELDPAYKLSVCSGVPDFAGQVDVVYFAELEERLGR, encoded by the coding sequence ATGGTGGAGATTTATGCAGTCGAGATCCCTTCCGGCATGGAAAGCAGCCGGCTGGAGGAGCTTGCGGCCTTGGCCGGACCGGAAAAACGGAAGCGGATTCTCCGCTATCATCGGCAGGAGGACGCGCTCCGTTCGCTGGCGGCCGACCTCCTGGCGCGGACGGTGCTCATGGACAAGTGCGGCCTTGCCGCTGAGGAGATCGAGTTCGCCTGCAGCGAATACGGCAAGCCATTCCTGCGCAGCGGCGGGAGCTGGGCGTTCAACGTCTCCCACGCGGGGAAATGGGCCGTAGGCGCCTTCTCGCAGCGGGCCGAGGTCGGCATCGATGTCGAGGAGATCCTTCCTGCCGCCATGGAGATCGCCGGGTCGTTTTTCGCGCCTGCGGAAGTCGGCTACCTGCAGTCTTGTCCGCCCGACGAGAGGCTGGCGCTTTTCTACGACCTGTGGACGCTCAAGGAAAGCTATGTCAAATTCGTGGGCAAAGGCCTGTCGCTGCCGCTGGATTCGTTCGCCATGCGGATAGGAACGGACCGTTCCATCTCCGTCGACTCGGCTCTGCCCATGGCGGCTCATTTCCGCCAGTACGAGCTCGACCCCGCCTACAAGCTGTCGGTCTGCTCCGGCGTTCCTGACTTCGCCGGCCAGGTTGATGTCGTTTACTTTGCGGAGCTGGAGGAGCGGCTGGGTCGGTGA
- a CDS encoding sulfite exporter TauE/SafE family protein: MLEWVLIVLTGVVASIFGSIVGLGGGIIIVPVLLLLGERLTGAPIPEATAVGTSLAVLIVTALASSMTYAKQRKVDFRSAWMLFIASGPGAMLGSALTSRFHGGAFQLSFGLFMLLMAVLLILRDRMNPLTIEWPISRKLTDGTGATYEYGYSLPLLLGIGLLVGLVSGLFGIGGGSLFVPVMVILFRFPPHVATATSMFVIFLSSILGSGVHGAMGEIDWLLVLALAPGAWLGGKAGAWIATRMSGRSIMWLLRATLLVLAARLIWQGWSAL; this comes from the coding sequence ATGCTTGAATGGGTTCTGATCGTACTTACAGGCGTTGTCGCTTCCATATTCGGCAGCATTGTCGGTCTCGGAGGCGGCATCATCATCGTGCCTGTCCTGCTGCTGCTCGGCGAGCGCCTGACGGGAGCGCCGATACCGGAGGCGACGGCCGTCGGCACTTCGCTTGCCGTGCTCATCGTGACCGCGCTGGCATCGTCGATGACGTACGCCAAGCAGCGCAAGGTCGATTTCCGCAGCGCGTGGATGCTCTTCATCGCCAGCGGCCCGGGAGCGATGCTCGGCTCGGCGCTGACTTCCCGGTTCCATGGAGGCGCCTTTCAGCTCAGCTTCGGCCTGTTCATGCTGCTTATGGCCGTGCTGCTCATCTTGCGCGACCGAATGAATCCGCTTACAATTGAATGGCCGATCTCGCGCAAGCTGACCGACGGCACAGGCGCGACGTACGAATACGGCTACAGCCTGCCGCTGCTGCTCGGAATCGGCTTGCTCGTCGGACTCGTGTCGGGACTGTTCGGCATCGGGGGAGGCTCGCTGTTCGTTCCCGTCATGGTCATTCTGTTCCGCTTCCCGCCTCATGTGGCGACGGCGACGTCCATGTTCGTCATCTTCCTGTCCTCCATTCTGGGCAGCGGCGTGCATGGCGCCATGGGGGAGATCGACTGGCTGCTCGTGCTCGCCCTCGCTCCGGGGGCCTGGCTGGGAGGCAAGGCCGGCGCCTGGATCGCAACCCGCATGAGCGGACGCAGCATCATGTGGCTGCTGCGCGCGACGCTGCTTGTGCTGGCCGCACGGCTTATCTGGCAGGGCTGGTCGGCTCTTTGA
- a CDS encoding MarR family transcriptional regulator, with product METEVKRFQEAVQTFTHKLQNALADAFRDSPLTLPQMFMLRQVQLKGPCKLAAIAEKMEVKPSAVTVMIDRLENGGYVIRHHDTVDRRSVLVEITPRGREALEEGHRVRDELLGRYLTRLTPEEVVTITELMEKLTSES from the coding sequence ATGGAGACAGAGGTCAAACGTTTCCAGGAAGCAGTACAGACCTTCACGCACAAGCTCCAGAACGCCCTGGCGGATGCTTTCAGGGACAGCCCGCTGACGTTGCCCCAGATGTTCATGCTCAGGCAGGTCCAGCTCAAGGGTCCGTGCAAGCTGGCGGCGATCGCGGAGAAGATGGAGGTCAAGCCGAGCGCGGTCACGGTCATGATCGACCGCCTCGAGAACGGCGGTTATGTGATCCGGCACCATGACACGGTCGATCGCAGATCCGTTCTGGTGGAAATAACGCCAAGGGGAAGGGAGGCGCTCGAGGAAGGACACCGGGTGAGGGACGAATTGCTTGGCCGTTATCTCACGCGGCTGACGCCGGAGGAAGTCGTCACGATTACGGAGCTGATGGAGAAGCTGACATCGGAATCCTAA